Proteins co-encoded in one Rhodococcus sp. PAMC28707 genomic window:
- a CDS encoding cytochrome P450 — MTTTMSSKASYVPPTGEAWRNPFDMYAALREHDPVHRVVPAESPDNDYWVLTRHADVYAAARDHETFSSADGLTTQYGELDRIGLRDNPPMVMQDPPQHTDFRRLVARGFTPRQVSSVEPQVREFVIERLEELRAAGSGDIVTALFKPLPSMVVAHYLGVPAEDRGKFDGWTDSIVTATATGKTLHEASAVGDLMGYFADLINRRRAEAAGGNTGEDTISHLVAAGVGADGDISGLMSILGFAFTMVTGGNDTTTGMLGGAVQLLTQRLDQRALLLEDPSRIPDAIEELLRLTSPVQGLARTTTRDVTIEGVTIPAGRKVLLVYGSANRDSRAYGPDAEEFDVLRAPRQILTFSHGAHHCLGAAAARMQARVALEELLLRYPDFTVDIDAVEYAPGNYVRRPTHVPFAVH; from the coding sequence ATGACGACCACAATGTCTTCGAAGGCCTCGTACGTGCCCCCCACCGGCGAGGCCTGGCGAAACCCTTTCGACATGTACGCCGCTCTGCGCGAGCATGACCCCGTCCACCGGGTCGTGCCGGCAGAATCACCCGACAACGATTACTGGGTGCTGACCCGACATGCCGATGTGTACGCCGCCGCCCGCGATCACGAGACTTTCTCCTCCGCGGATGGCCTGACCACCCAGTACGGTGAGCTGGACCGAATCGGATTGCGCGACAACCCGCCGATGGTGATGCAGGACCCGCCGCAGCACACCGACTTTCGGCGCCTCGTCGCCCGCGGGTTCACTCCACGGCAGGTCAGTTCCGTCGAACCTCAGGTCCGCGAGTTCGTCATCGAGCGCCTGGAGGAACTCCGCGCGGCCGGCAGCGGAGATATCGTCACGGCACTGTTCAAACCGCTACCGAGCATGGTCGTCGCACACTACCTGGGCGTCCCGGCCGAAGACCGTGGCAAATTCGATGGCTGGACCGACTCGATCGTCACGGCTACCGCCACCGGAAAAACCCTCCATGAGGCCTCCGCTGTGGGAGATCTGATGGGGTACTTCGCCGACCTGATCAATCGCCGTCGCGCCGAAGCGGCCGGGGGTAACACCGGCGAGGACACCATCTCGCATCTGGTCGCAGCCGGAGTCGGCGCGGACGGAGACATCTCCGGGCTGATGTCCATCCTCGGGTTCGCCTTCACCATGGTTACCGGCGGCAACGACACCACGACCGGGATGCTCGGTGGCGCTGTCCAATTGCTGACCCAGCGACTCGACCAACGGGCGTTACTGCTCGAGGACCCGTCTCGCATTCCTGACGCCATCGAGGAACTGCTCCGCCTGACCTCACCGGTGCAAGGACTGGCCCGCACCACCACGCGCGACGTCACCATCGAGGGCGTCACTATTCCAGCGGGACGTAAGGTACTACTGGTCTATGGGTCCGCAAATCGCGACTCGCGTGCCTACGGCCCCGATGCGGAGGAGTTCGACGTGCTGCGTGCCCCACGTCAAATTTTGACCTTCAGCCACGGAGCTCACCACTGCCTCGGCGCAGCCGCCGCAAGAATGCAGGCCCGCGTCGCGCTCGAGGAACTACTGCTGAGATATCCGGACTTCACCGTCGACATCGACGCCGTGGAGTACGCACCCGGCAACTATGTGCGGCGGCCCACCCACGTGCCGTTCGCGGTCCACTGA
- a CDS encoding ATP-dependent Clp protease ATP-binding subunit, with amino-acid sequence MPAYFGPEGPRRIDISRLMSRSTQSLIGDAATFAAGRGDAELDALHVLHVMAQNDPIRNLMQRAGSQPDAVVDAVELRLPQSRAQTPANATGLSSTLKTAILEAHHIALTLGSTYIDPEHLFVSFAADLEQIAGRLLASEGITPEGLQTALKGGSVASESNSDTPTLDKYGVDLTQRARDGGIDPVIGRSDEIQQTIEILSRRTKNNPVLVGEAGVGKTAVVEGLAQRIVDGDVPDRLSGKRIVQLDLSSMVAGTRYRGDFEERLTKVIDEIVAHKDELIVFIDEVHTIAGAGGGAEGAMDAGNILKPKLARGELHIVGATTLDEYRTHIEKDPALERRFQPVTVPEPSVEDAVAILTGLRTRYEEHHGVRYTDDAITAAVELSDRYIGDRFLPDKAIDLIDQAGARMQLSTPSIDKEAIEKQLAALEVDKGKAISDEDYELASQIRDEAVKLQGRLNGTKSDEDVPEVTATDIAFVVSRSTGIPASQMTQAEKERLRLLESELHERVVGQDEAVKSISRAVRRSRTGMSDPNRPVGSFLFLGPTGVGKTELAKALAASLFGDEKKMVRLDMSEFGERHTVSRLVGAPPGYVGYGEAGQLTEQVRRNPYSVILLDEIEKAHPDVFDTLLQVLDDGRLTDGQGRTVNFRNTVVIMTSNLGSEFISSKSGGLGFTTGAQDEKPIRDRVMGRLREAMRPEFLNRIDEIVVFRKLDTEQLHTITDLMLQESRERLSARGIEIKFSDAAVDWLASNGHQPEFGARPLRRSIQRSLDDRIADLLLDDVLAEGGSVSVDVADDELALTVG; translated from the coding sequence ATGCCGGCTTACTTTGGACCAGAAGGTCCTCGTCGCATCGATATCAGCCGTCTGATGAGCAGGTCCACCCAGTCCCTCATCGGCGACGCAGCCACGTTCGCAGCAGGTCGCGGCGACGCTGAGTTGGATGCGCTCCACGTTCTGCACGTCATGGCGCAGAACGACCCCATCCGGAACCTGATGCAGCGCGCAGGTTCCCAGCCCGACGCCGTCGTCGACGCCGTCGAACTCCGCCTACCGCAGTCGCGCGCTCAAACACCCGCCAACGCCACCGGATTGAGCAGCACCCTCAAGACCGCCATCCTCGAGGCCCATCACATTGCCCTGACACTGGGCTCGACGTACATCGACCCCGAGCATCTCTTCGTGTCCTTCGCAGCCGACCTCGAGCAGATCGCCGGACGACTACTCGCCTCGGAGGGCATCACACCCGAAGGGCTGCAAACTGCGCTCAAGGGTGGCTCGGTGGCTTCCGAATCGAACTCCGACACCCCGACCCTCGACAAGTACGGCGTCGACCTGACCCAACGCGCTCGCGACGGCGGGATCGACCCGGTCATCGGACGCTCCGACGAGATTCAACAAACCATCGAGATCCTCTCGCGTCGCACCAAGAACAATCCTGTTCTCGTCGGCGAAGCAGGCGTCGGTAAGACAGCCGTCGTCGAAGGGCTTGCACAACGCATCGTCGACGGTGACGTCCCCGATCGCCTGAGCGGCAAGCGAATCGTGCAACTCGACCTGTCGTCCATGGTGGCGGGCACTCGGTACCGCGGTGACTTCGAGGAACGGCTCACCAAGGTGATAGACGAAATCGTCGCGCACAAAGACGAACTCATCGTCTTCATCGACGAGGTCCACACGATCGCCGGGGCAGGCGGTGGCGCCGAAGGCGCCATGGATGCCGGAAACATCCTCAAGCCCAAGCTCGCTCGCGGTGAGCTACACATCGTCGGGGCAACCACACTCGATGAATACCGCACCCACATCGAGAAGGATCCGGCTCTCGAACGCCGATTCCAACCCGTCACGGTTCCCGAACCGAGCGTCGAGGACGCTGTTGCGATCCTGACCGGCCTACGGACCCGCTACGAAGAACACCACGGCGTCCGCTACACCGACGACGCGATCACTGCTGCCGTCGAATTGTCCGATCGCTACATCGGCGACCGGTTCCTGCCGGACAAGGCGATCGATCTGATCGACCAGGCAGGTGCGCGCATGCAGTTGAGCACCCCGAGCATCGACAAGGAAGCGATCGAAAAGCAGCTTGCCGCTTTGGAAGTCGACAAGGGTAAGGCGATATCCGACGAGGACTACGAACTGGCGTCGCAGATCCGCGACGAAGCCGTGAAACTGCAGGGACGCCTGAACGGCACCAAGTCCGACGAGGACGTACCCGAGGTGACGGCGACCGACATCGCCTTCGTGGTTTCCCGTTCGACGGGTATCCCCGCGAGCCAGATGACGCAGGCGGAGAAGGAACGGCTGCGGTTGCTCGAATCGGAATTGCACGAGCGCGTCGTCGGACAGGACGAGGCCGTCAAGTCGATCTCACGTGCGGTGCGCCGCAGCCGGACCGGCATGAGCGACCCGAACCGGCCCGTCGGCAGCTTTCTGTTCCTCGGTCCGACCGGGGTCGGAAAGACCGAGCTGGCAAAGGCATTGGCCGCATCATTGTTCGGTGACGAGAAGAAGATGGTGCGTCTGGACATGAGTGAGTTCGGCGAACGCCACACCGTGAGCCGACTCGTCGGGGCTCCTCCCGGATACGTCGGCTACGGCGAGGCTGGGCAGCTCACCGAGCAGGTCCGGCGCAATCCGTATTCGGTAATTCTTCTCGACGAGATCGAGAAGGCACACCCGGACGTGTTCGACACGTTGCTACAGGTGCTCGACGACGGCCGTCTGACCGATGGCCAGGGTCGCACGGTCAACTTCCGCAACACTGTGGTGATCATGACCAGCAACTTGGGGTCGGAATTCATCTCGAGCAAGTCGGGCGGACTGGGCTTCACCACCGGCGCTCAGGACGAGAAGCCGATTCGAGATCGGGTGATGGGGCGGCTACGGGAAGCAATGCGCCCCGAGTTCCTCAACCGGATCGACGAAATCGTCGTCTTCCGCAAGCTCGACACCGAGCAGCTGCATACCATCACCGATCTGATGCTGCAGGAGAGCCGAGAGCGTCTGTCGGCCAGGGGTATCGAGATCAAGTTCAGCGACGCGGCCGTCGACTGGCTCGCCTCGAACGGGCATCAACCCGAGTTCGGTGCGCGTCCGTTGCGTCGGTCGATCCAACGCTCGCTGGATGACCGTATCGCCGACCTGCTGCTCGACGACGTTCTTGCCGAGGGCGGCTCGGTGTCGGTCGACGTAGCCGATGACGAATTGGCCCTGACCGTAGGTTGA
- a CDS encoding DUF1254 domain-containing protein, which yields MNSSAEVPAGYNTPVPDQIMTPDSVETRLGTLEFADGFPSDETAAKVFDHLDFSRAVEVFLQCIPAASMEGLRRGLNEVGCVAAHRVALADQLLDSSPLFLTGNTDTVYALAMLDLDRDGPTVVEIPPGCGPGTVNDTWFRFVTDMGAPGPDRGAGGNYLLVPTGYAGEIPDGYFVAESPSGVNLLALRGFLVDGKTDAAKAMFEDGVKIYPLSTADDQPKMEFTSISGKTFNTIHANDKDFYEELAAVITREPIEMIDPETRGLLASIGIHKDLPFDPDERMRGILRDGAAVGNATARAICFKTRDPRAYYYADRKWKTGFVGGDYRWLDGDGRGGRNFDARTLFFYQATLNTPAMALEMVGVGSQYAISEHDASGEYLSGSNTYRLTLPAGIPAKDFWSLIVYDPQTRSELQTGQPFPSRSSEKNKDELTYNSDGSIDLTFGSQQPSERWGNWIETVPGKSWYAILRLYGPLEPWFDKTWVPSDIERL from the coding sequence ATGAATTCCTCCGCGGAAGTTCCTGCCGGTTACAACACTCCCGTCCCTGACCAGATCATGACGCCCGACAGCGTCGAGACGCGGCTCGGGACTCTCGAGTTCGCCGACGGCTTCCCCAGTGACGAGACTGCGGCAAAAGTGTTCGATCATCTCGACTTTTCCCGTGCGGTGGAGGTGTTCTTGCAGTGCATTCCGGCGGCCTCGATGGAGGGTCTCCGCCGGGGTTTGAACGAAGTGGGTTGCGTTGCGGCCCACAGAGTCGCGCTCGCAGACCAGTTGTTGGATTCCAGCCCGCTGTTTTTGACGGGCAACACCGACACCGTCTACGCGTTGGCGATGCTCGATCTCGATCGCGACGGCCCGACCGTCGTCGAGATTCCGCCGGGTTGCGGGCCCGGCACCGTCAACGACACCTGGTTCCGGTTCGTGACGGATATGGGTGCGCCCGGTCCCGACCGCGGGGCCGGCGGCAACTACCTGCTGGTTCCTACCGGATACGCCGGTGAAATTCCGGACGGCTACTTCGTGGCCGAGTCCCCGAGCGGCGTCAACTTGCTTGCGCTGCGCGGATTTCTGGTCGACGGCAAGACCGACGCCGCGAAAGCGATGTTCGAGGACGGGGTCAAGATCTACCCGTTGTCGACTGCCGACGATCAGCCGAAGATGGAGTTCACCTCGATCTCCGGCAAGACATTCAACACGATCCACGCCAACGACAAAGATTTCTACGAAGAGCTCGCAGCCGTGATCACGCGCGAACCGATCGAGATGATCGATCCCGAGACCAGGGGCCTGCTCGCATCGATCGGCATCCACAAGGACCTGCCATTCGATCCCGACGAGCGGATGCGCGGCATACTTCGCGACGGCGCTGCGGTCGGCAATGCCACCGCTCGCGCAATCTGCTTCAAGACGAGGGATCCTCGCGCGTACTACTACGCGGATAGGAAGTGGAAGACGGGCTTCGTGGGCGGCGACTATCGGTGGCTCGACGGCGATGGCAGAGGGGGACGCAACTTCGACGCACGGACGCTCTTCTTCTACCAGGCGACGCTGAATACGCCGGCGATGGCGCTGGAGATGGTCGGTGTCGGTTCTCAATACGCGATCTCCGAGCACGATGCATCGGGTGAGTACCTGAGCGGGAGCAACACCTACCGGCTCACCCTTCCGGCGGGCATTCCAGCCAAAGATTTCTGGTCGCTGATCGTCTACGACCCCCAGACCCGCTCGGAGCTGCAGACCGGCCAGCCGTTTCCGAGCCGGAGCAGTGAGAAGAACAAGGATGAGCTCACGTACAACAGCGACGGCTCGATCGATCTGACCTTCGGTTCCCAGCAACCGAGTGAGCGCTGGGGCAACTGGATCGAGACGGTGCCCGGCAAGAGCTGGTACGCCATCCTTCGTTTGTACGGTCCGCTTGAGCCCTGGTTCGACAAGACCTGGGTCCCAAGCGATATCGAGCGCCTTTGA
- a CDS encoding TetR/AcrR family transcriptional regulator: MAGPDAATSSWLRDERTEIAAERILDAAAELFVVRGVASTGMAEIAKAAGCSRATLYRYFENRRALHLAFVHREARRLGERLGKQVAVLEDPRRRVVEGILGALREVRATPILAAWFGLGDAAIASEIANTSEVIEVLGAELLADAGTIDQQELSRRARWLVRVIVSLLTVPGADEADERAMIEQFVVPALLAPF, translated from the coding sequence ATGGCAGGACCCGATGCAGCGACCTCATCCTGGCTACGTGATGAGCGCACCGAGATCGCGGCAGAGCGAATCCTCGACGCTGCCGCGGAGCTTTTCGTGGTGCGCGGCGTGGCGAGCACCGGCATGGCCGAGATCGCCAAGGCTGCAGGATGTTCGCGGGCAACGCTGTACCGGTACTTCGAGAACCGTCGGGCACTGCACCTGGCGTTCGTACACCGTGAAGCTCGACGGTTGGGTGAGCGGCTCGGGAAGCAGGTCGCGGTCCTCGAGGACCCTCGACGACGCGTCGTCGAGGGAATCCTCGGCGCGTTGAGAGAGGTACGCGCGACACCGATCCTGGCCGCCTGGTTCGGACTCGGCGATGCAGCCATCGCCTCCGAAATCGCCAACACCTCGGAGGTTATAGAGGTGCTGGGCGCAGAATTGCTCGCCGACGCCGGAACCATTGACCAGCAAGAGCTTTCACGGCGCGCCCGGTGGCTGGTTCGGGTGATCGTTTCGCTGCTCACCGTCCCCGGCGCCGACGAGGCCGACGAGCGCGCCATGATCGAACAGTTCGTGGTGCCGGCCTTGCTGGCACCGTTCTGA
- a CDS encoding ribosomal protein L7/L12: protein MSSPQRKVLRRIVVAVVALCAAFLAFDGLTNGNWYAVAFAVFAAVMLLDWLRPTSEAVEPVDPSMVPADDVLAAISATDSRIPAIKLLRKHHPGLGLKDAKDLVDDRLGR, encoded by the coding sequence GTGTCCAGCCCTCAGCGCAAGGTCCTCAGGCGCATCGTCGTGGCCGTCGTCGCGCTCTGTGCAGCGTTCTTGGCCTTCGACGGGCTGACGAACGGCAACTGGTATGCAGTCGCGTTCGCCGTTTTCGCAGCGGTCATGCTGCTCGACTGGCTCCGGCCGACCTCGGAAGCGGTCGAGCCCGTCGACCCGTCGATGGTGCCCGCGGATGATGTCCTCGCTGCCATCAGCGCGACGGACAGTCGGATCCCGGCCATCAAACTACTCCGCAAGCACCATCCCGGTCTCGGCCTGAAGGACGCGAAAGACCTGGTCGACGATCGACTCGGCCGATGA